CTGTAAACTACTGCTGTACAGTAATCTGTAAACTACTGTAATCTGTGTCCTCTGCAGcatcgtctctgtctctgaggtCCAGTGCAGTCGGTTGCCATGACGTCTCCAGGGGGacaaggagggggaggagctctGTCGAccagaggagggggcggggcccgGAGGATGAAATGGGCTTTGGAGCTGAGCGCCGGAAACACGaggtaaaaacacagaaattcaTCAACGAGCAGGTGACCCCGGTGTGACCCCATCACATCCTGTCCGTGTCGTGTCACTTCCTGTACGTCATGTGTCACGTCTGTGCCTCAGGAGTCGTGGCGACCGGCAGGGCGGGCAGGGCGACGTTGTCTACCCCATCGGCTACTCGGAGAAACCCGTCCCCGACACCAGCATCCAGGAGACGGACAAGAACCTGGtggagaaggtgtgtgtgtatgtgtgtggactGTAGTTTACAGTGTGTTACTCACATTGTGTagttcataataataaaacgtgtgtgtgtgtgtgtgtgtgtgtgtgcgcggcgtGTGCTCCTGTGCTGCAGCGCTGTTGGGACGTGGCCCTCGGGCCCCTGAAGCAGATTCCCATGAACCTGTTCATCATGTACATGTCGGGCAACACCATCTCCATCTTCCCCATCATGATGGTGTGTATGATGGCCTGGAGGCCCATCCAGGCTCTGATGTCCATGTCTGCCAGTGAGTGGTTCACGtgtagtaataatgataataataataataataataataatgtacagtGCCTCTTCATGAACGAGTGATGTTGGTGTCTCAGCCTTCAAGCTGTTGGAGTCGTCCAGTCAGCAGTGGCTGCAGGGCCTCGTCTACCTGGTGGGAAACCTCCTGGGCTCCGCCTTGGCCATATACAAGTGTCAGTCAATGGGCCTGCTCCCAACACACTCGTCTGATTGGCTGGCCTTCATAGAGCCGCCTCAGGTAAActctctgtactgtactgtgctgtCCTCAATGTCTCTACTCAAcgtcacacacacttccttcacctcattgttttgttcctttggttgttggttgtgtgtttttcgGTCTGTTTGTGCAGATCGATCAGAAGAGAACAAAATGTTGTCTATTGATTTGGTGAATATCATCAAAAATTTTATGACTTTTCCATATTTAATCTTctctgtggttgtgttgtgtcttcaGAGGATGGAGATCATGGGCGGAGGGATGGTGCTGTGAAGAGGACGCATTCCAATACTCACAGAGGGTTATATACTGATGACGGgtcacaatacacacacacacacacacccacatcgTCTCATTTACTTACTCAGATTATTTATCTGTTCCAGAtccagtttgtgtttgagaCAAACTTCATTAATAACAGAACTTTATGTAAACAATCACAATCtgtgaagtttgtttttgtttttgtttttcagttagTAAATCATCCACCTGTATAACTGATTTCTTCTCTGAAAGTGttgtatgaaatattaaatccaTATTGTCTGAAGTTTGTGTTGATCTTGAATGATTCACACAAACGTGATAAATACGTAATGAACGGAACCTTGGTTCTGAGATAAAACATTGTTTATTAACATGATCATGATATTGATCTACTGCTCATTAACATAATGCTTGTACAGTTTCTAAATCCAGTAGATTATTCCCCAGAGGTATCGTGATTATGAAAAACATGGGGGTTTAATCTGGACTGGAGGTTTAATCTGGACCGGAGGTTTAATCTTGTTAATGTGAGCTGCTACAACCTGCAGATTGTTGTGCAACTGCTATGAACATTTTATTCCATAAAtccactttatttattcatttttttgtaccagcgctttgggtacatgaa
This region of Scophthalmus maximus strain ysfricsl-2021 chromosome 12, ASM2237912v1, whole genome shotgun sequence genomic DNA includes:
- the emc4 gene encoding ER membrane protein complex subunit 4 — encoded protein: MTSPGGQGGGGALSTRGGGGARRMKWALELSAGNTRSRGDRQGGQGDVVYPIGYSEKPVPDTSIQETDKNLVEKRCWDVALGPLKQIPMNLFIMYMSGNTISIFPIMMVCMMAWRPIQALMSMSATFKLLESSSQQWLQGLVYLVGNLLGSALAIYKCQSMGLLPTHSSDWLAFIEPPQRMEIMGGGMVL